The following proteins are co-located in the Burkholderia sp. HI2500 genome:
- a CDS encoding phosphopantetheine-binding protein: MNALEQELATLIIGELNLEDVTLETVTAETPLYGEGFGLDSIDILEIALLISKKYGFELRSDNPDNQKIFATLGALAAYVAAHRTK; this comes from the coding sequence ATGAACGCACTGGAACAAGAGCTCGCCACGCTGATCATCGGCGAACTGAATCTCGAAGACGTCACGCTCGAAACCGTGACGGCCGAGACCCCGCTGTATGGCGAGGGTTTCGGGCTCGACTCCATCGACATCCTGGAAATCGCACTGCTGATCTCGAAGAAATACGGCTTCGAGCTGCGTTCGGACAATCCGGACAACCAGAAGATCTTTGCGACGCTCGGTGCACTGGCGGCGTACGTCGCCGCGCACCGCACGAAGTGA
- a CDS encoding acyl-CoA synthetase family protein, with product MPTHPLVFHSSPDQTIAWRDGAPVTVRAFVADVARVAAALPAGGHVFNVCRDRYRFAVSLCAALVAGKISLLPSTHTPEMVRQLASFAPDAFCLHDAPDCAIDLPRFAYPDAAPGALASDAPFVVPQIDAARIMAYVFTSGSTGAPVPHRKTWGFLVGCVRAAADRLGLLDGRAATLIGTVPAQHMYGFESTVLLALIGGLAFSNRQPFYPVDIRDELAAIPQPRVLVTSPIHLRALLAAGQALPPAALVLSATAPLSEKLACEAEAALDAPLVEIYGSTETGQIATRRTSQGATWALFPGIRLDARDEPASDDGEPTIWVSGGHVEAPVPMGDALELLGDGRFLLHGRKADLVNIAGKRTSLAYLNHQLNAIAQVIDGVFFMPDEAAPAHAGAGLEPVTRLVALVVAPTLAAADLQRALRERIDPAFMPRPLVFVDALPRNETGKLPRDVLAALVAQHARTAAAPTPIRNPAGTPAPALGFTIPADHPALPGHFPGHPVVPGVVLLDHAIHAIGAALDRPLHTWRLGSAKFLSPVAPGEPLDLAYDAAASGAIRFTLRAGAREVASGVLSAPPTAQDGAQP from the coding sequence ATGCCGACTCACCCGCTGGTTTTCCATTCGTCGCCGGACCAGACGATCGCCTGGCGCGACGGCGCGCCCGTCACCGTGCGCGCATTCGTCGCCGACGTCGCGCGCGTGGCCGCCGCGCTGCCCGCCGGCGGCCACGTGTTCAACGTGTGCCGCGACCGTTACCGCTTCGCGGTCAGCCTGTGCGCGGCACTCGTTGCCGGCAAGATCAGCCTGCTGCCGTCGACGCACACGCCGGAAATGGTGCGCCAGCTCGCATCGTTCGCGCCCGACGCGTTCTGCCTGCACGACGCACCCGACTGCGCGATCGACCTGCCGCGCTTCGCGTACCCCGATGCCGCCCCCGGCGCGCTCGCGAGCGATGCGCCGTTCGTCGTGCCGCAGATCGATGCGGCGCGGATCATGGCCTACGTGTTCACGTCCGGCTCGACCGGCGCGCCGGTGCCGCACCGCAAGACCTGGGGCTTCCTGGTCGGCTGCGTGCGCGCGGCAGCCGACCGCCTCGGGCTGCTCGATGGCCGCGCGGCCACGCTGATCGGCACGGTGCCCGCGCAGCACATGTACGGCTTCGAGTCGACGGTGCTGCTCGCGCTGATCGGCGGCCTCGCGTTCAGCAATCGCCAGCCGTTCTACCCGGTCGACATTCGCGACGAACTCGCTGCGATCCCGCAGCCGCGCGTGCTCGTCACGTCGCCGATCCATCTACGTGCGCTGCTGGCGGCCGGCCAGGCGCTGCCGCCCGCGGCGCTCGTGCTGTCGGCCACGGCGCCGCTGTCGGAAAAGCTCGCTTGCGAAGCCGAAGCCGCACTCGACGCGCCGCTCGTCGAGATCTACGGCAGCACCGAGACCGGCCAGATCGCGACCCGCCGCACGTCGCAAGGCGCGACCTGGGCGTTGTTCCCGGGCATCCGGCTCGACGCGCGCGACGAACCGGCGAGCGACGACGGCGAGCCGACGATCTGGGTGTCGGGCGGGCACGTCGAGGCGCCCGTGCCGATGGGCGATGCGCTCGAACTGCTCGGCGACGGCCGGTTCCTGCTGCACGGCCGCAAGGCCGACCTCGTCAACATCGCCGGCAAGCGCACGTCGCTCGCGTACCTGAACCATCAGCTCAATGCGATTGCGCAGGTGATCGACGGCGTGTTCTTCATGCCCGACGAAGCCGCGCCCGCCCACGCCGGTGCGGGCCTCGAACCGGTCACGCGCCTCGTCGCGCTGGTCGTCGCGCCGACGCTCGCGGCCGCCGATCTGCAGCGCGCGCTGCGCGAGCGGATCGATCCCGCGTTCATGCCGCGCCCGCTCGTGTTCGTCGACGCGCTGCCGCGCAACGAAACCGGCAAGCTGCCGCGCGACGTGCTCGCCGCGCTCGTTGCGCAACATGCGCGCACCGCAGCCGCGCCGACGCCCATCCGCAACCCGGCCGGCACGCCCGCGCCGGCGCTCGGGTTCACGATCCCCGCCGATCACCCGGCACTGCCCGGCCACTTCCCCGGCCATCCGGTCGTGCCGGGCGTCGTGCTGCTCGATCACGCAATCCATGCGATCGGTGCGGCGCTCGACCGTCCGCTGCACACGTGGCGGCTCGGGTCCGCGAAATTCCTGAGCCCGGTCGCACCCGGCGAACCGCTCGATCTCGCGTACGACGCCGCGGCGAGCGGTGCGATCCGCTTCACGCTGCGCGCCGGGGCGCGCGAGGTCGCAAGCGGCGTGCTGTCCGCGCCGCCGACCGCGCAGGATGGCGCGCAGCCATGA
- a CDS encoding LpxL/LpxP family acyltransferase: MKRTAWAERQERSNAGLLRAMTWISLRFGRQRARVVLHLIATYFVLFSPVACAASRDYLRRVLGRPARWRDVYRHVFTFAATIHDRIYLMNGRFDLFDIRLHGETLVDDALAGGRGAFLMGAHLGSFEVVRAIGRTHPDLRVVVTMYEKNARKINATLAAVNPAAQPEVIPLGQVDSMLKVRERLDANCMVGMLADRTLLDDAAASLRRLPLLGAPAAFPLGPLYMAAMLKRPVIFMTGLYRDGNRYDVHFETLADFSDVRRDARAAAVDAALARYVALLDRYCRAAPYNWFNYFDFWQGGDAATVTVRSDTACAGAGLSATRDSDA; the protein is encoded by the coding sequence ATGAAGCGCACCGCGTGGGCCGAACGCCAGGAGCGCAGCAACGCAGGCTTGCTGCGCGCGATGACGTGGATCTCGCTGCGCTTCGGCCGGCAGCGCGCGCGCGTCGTGCTGCACCTGATCGCGACGTATTTCGTGCTGTTCTCGCCGGTCGCGTGCGCGGCGTCGCGCGACTACCTGCGCCGCGTGCTCGGCCGCCCCGCGCGCTGGCGCGACGTGTACCGGCACGTGTTCACGTTCGCGGCAACGATCCACGACCGCATCTACCTGATGAACGGACGCTTCGACCTGTTCGACATCCGGCTGCACGGTGAAACGCTCGTCGACGACGCGCTCGCGGGCGGACGCGGCGCGTTCCTGATGGGCGCCCATCTCGGCAGCTTCGAGGTCGTGCGCGCGATCGGCCGCACGCACCCGGACCTGCGCGTGGTCGTGACGATGTACGAGAAGAACGCGCGCAAGATCAACGCGACGCTAGCGGCGGTGAATCCCGCCGCGCAGCCGGAAGTGATTCCGCTCGGGCAGGTCGACTCGATGCTGAAGGTGCGCGAGCGCCTCGACGCGAACTGCATGGTCGGCATGCTCGCCGACCGCACGCTGCTCGACGACGCGGCCGCGTCGCTGCGCCGGCTGCCGCTGCTCGGCGCGCCGGCCGCGTTCCCGCTCGGGCCGCTCTACATGGCCGCGATGTTGAAGCGCCCGGTGATCTTCATGACGGGCCTCTATCGCGACGGCAACCGCTACGATGTGCACTTCGAGACGCTCGCCGATTTCTCCGACGTGCGGCGCGACGCGCGCGCGGCGGCCGTCGACGCGGCACTCGCGCGCTACGTCGCGCTGCTCGACCGGTACTGCCGCGCGGCGCCGTACAACTGGTTCAACTATTTCGACTTCTGGCAAGGCGGCGATGCCGCGACCGTGACCGTTCGCAGCGACACTGCGTGCGCCGGTGCCGGCCTGTCCGCCACGAGGGATTCCGACGCATGA
- a CDS encoding outer membrane lipoprotein carrier protein LolA, with the protein MTAVRRCLPTLPSALRRAVRTLAVTVAATAAMTALAAAPAQAADTAPAWNLDRLMSTLAQHKSGRATFTETKYLSIATQPVESSGELVFVAPDHLEKHTLSPKPEHLVVDGDMLTVERNNRKFTLALARYPELGAFIDSIRATLAGNRFALEQVYKVALAGRGDDWTLTLTPLDSRMLKVVSTITLDGTRDVLRSVAIRQADGDRSVMRLQPVPANPN; encoded by the coding sequence ATGACCGCCGTTCGCCGCTGCCTGCCCACGCTTCCGTCCGCGCTGCGCCGCGCCGTCCGCACGCTGGCCGTCACCGTCGCGGCAACCGCCGCCATGACCGCGCTGGCTGCCGCGCCCGCGCAGGCGGCCGACACGGCACCGGCGTGGAACCTCGACCGGTTGATGTCGACGCTTGCGCAACACAAGTCAGGGCGCGCGACGTTCACCGAGACAAAGTACCTGTCGATCGCGACGCAGCCGGTCGAATCATCCGGCGAACTCGTATTCGTCGCGCCCGACCATCTCGAGAAGCACACGCTGAGCCCGAAGCCCGAACACCTCGTCGTCGATGGCGACATGCTCACCGTCGAGCGCAACAACCGCAAGTTCACGCTCGCGCTCGCACGCTATCCGGAACTCGGCGCGTTCATCGACAGCATCCGCGCGACGCTCGCCGGCAACCGCTTCGCGCTCGAACAGGTGTACAAGGTCGCGCTCGCCGGGCGCGGCGACGACTGGACGCTGACGCTCACGCCGCTCGACTCGCGGATGCTGAAGGTCGTCAGCACGATCACGCTCGACGGCACGCGCGACGTGTTGCGCAGCGTCGCGATCCGGCAGGCCGACGGCGACCGTTCGGTGATGCGGCTGCAGCCCGTTCCGGCGAACCCGAACTGA